A genomic region of Methanobacterium formicicum DSM 3637 contains the following coding sequences:
- the glmS gene encoding glutamine--fructose-6-phosphate transaminase (isomerizing) translates to MCGIVGCILKSNKAAPVLLDCVQRLEYRGYDSVGIATYSSSGIQIRKDRGKIDEVSEELHLEELPGEMGIGHVRWATHGLPTQENAHPHTDCEGKIAVVHNGIIENYKELKDQLIREGHQFVSQTDTEVIPHLIEKYHKEGLGMEDAMNKAISKLHGSYAFAVVSVDEPNKIMGVRKESPLILGLGNGEYFLASDAPAILQHTRRIIYLADHETFIIDADGITVKDVDGQVIEKKIETIKWTPEMAQKCGYPHFMLKEIHEQPEAVKNTLFEVSDIEEIVKKFPKFKRITFVACGTSYHASLVGKYLFEGLLGLPTDVMLASEFEFSEKAIDPESLVIFISQSGETADTLKALRIANKKAKTLTIVNVLGSTATREADYVIFTRAGPEIGVAATKTYISQLTCIYLLAACMGKNRELLDELQLIPDYMKTVLSFEDEIKEMAAKYKDAQDFFFIGRGFSYPTAMEGALKLKEITYIHGEGYAAGELKHGPLALIDDDVPVVAVVPPGKSHDRTLSNVEEVKARGARVIGLGSIDDHVLEYEASDMIKFPAQISELISPLIYVVPLQLLSYHISVQRGIDPDKPKNLAKCVTVE, encoded by the coding sequence ATGTGTGGAATTGTGGGATGTATACTTAAAAGTAATAAAGCAGCACCTGTGCTCCTGGATTGTGTTCAGCGCCTGGAATACAGAGGTTATGATTCAGTGGGTATTGCTACTTATTCATCTTCTGGAATCCAGATCAGAAAAGACCGGGGAAAAATTGACGAAGTTTCAGAGGAACTCCACCTGGAAGAACTTCCCGGAGAAATGGGCATAGGTCATGTTCGCTGGGCCACTCATGGCCTTCCAACCCAGGAAAATGCTCATCCGCATACTGATTGTGAAGGAAAAATTGCAGTGGTTCACAATGGTATCATAGAAAACTACAAGGAACTTAAAGACCAGTTGATACGTGAAGGGCACCAGTTCGTATCCCAAACTGATACAGAGGTTATTCCTCATCTCATTGAAAAATACCATAAAGAAGGGCTTGGCATGGAAGATGCCATGAATAAAGCTATCAGTAAGTTACATGGTTCCTATGCCTTTGCAGTTGTCAGTGTAGATGAACCCAACAAGATCATGGGAGTTCGGAAGGAAAGTCCACTCATACTGGGCCTGGGAAACGGCGAATACTTCCTGGCTTCTGATGCTCCAGCCATACTGCAACATACACGACGGATTATTTACCTGGCAGACCATGAAACATTCATCATTGATGCTGATGGTATCACTGTAAAGGATGTGGATGGACAGGTAATTGAAAAGAAAATCGAAACCATTAAATGGACTCCTGAAATGGCCCAAAAATGTGGTTATCCCCATTTCATGCTGAAAGAAATTCATGAACAACCAGAAGCAGTTAAAAACACCCTTTTTGAAGTTTCAGATATTGAGGAGATCGTCAAAAAATTCCCCAAATTCAAACGCATCACCTTTGTAGCATGTGGAACATCATATCATGCCTCACTTGTTGGAAAATATCTTTTTGAAGGTCTTTTAGGGTTGCCTACAGATGTAATGCTGGCATCGGAGTTTGAATTCTCAGAAAAAGCCATTGATCCCGAGTCACTGGTTATATTCATCAGCCAATCAGGAGAAACAGCTGATACTCTTAAAGCCCTTAGAATAGCCAATAAAAAGGCAAAAACCCTCACAATTGTTAACGTACTGGGTAGTACAGCTACAAGGGAAGCTGATTATGTTATATTCACCAGAGCAGGACCTGAAATAGGTGTAGCGGCAACCAAGACATATATAAGTCAATTAACCTGTATATACCTCCTGGCAGCATGTATGGGTAAAAACAGGGAGCTTTTAGATGAACTGCAACTGATTCCAGATTACATGAAAACAGTACTCTCCTTTGAAGATGAAATCAAAGAAATGGCAGCTAAGTACAAGGATGCCCAGGATTTCTTCTTCATTGGCCGAGGATTTTCCTACCCCACAGCCATGGAGGGGGCATTGAAACTCAAAGAAATAACCTACATTCATGGTGAGGGATATGCAGCTGGTGAACTTAAACATGGACCATTAGCCCTTATAGATGATGATGTGCCCGTGGTAGCGGTGGTACCTCCAGGTAAAAGTCACGATAGGACCCTCAGTAACGTGGAAGAAGTTAAAGCCAGAGGAGCACGGGTTATAGGTCTTGGATCAATTGATGATCATGTCCTGGAATATGAAGCCAGTGATATGATAAAATTCCCTGCCCAGATCAGTGAATTAATATCACCCCTGATCTACGTGGTGCCTTTACAGTTATTATCTTACCATATAAGTGTGCAGAGAGGCATTGACCCGGATAAACCAAAAAACTTGGCAAAATGTGTAACTGTGGAATAA
- a CDS encoding helix-turn-helix domain-containing protein, which translates to MNEENKVGAKIRQLREDRKLSVEELADASYSSVELIEDLESGALVPSLTPLLKIARALGVRLGTFLDDAPHRGPFMVKSGKSDNIIRFSGQGLGEHSNQSALEFYSLAYGKGDRHMEPFIIDVHPTENQDYELASHEGEEFLYVIQGKIEVLYGQDKYLLEPEDSIYYDSVVPHHVHAKEKDSKMLAVVYTPF; encoded by the coding sequence ATGAATGAGGAGAACAAAGTTGGAGCGAAAATCCGTCAGTTAAGAGAAGATCGAAAACTTTCGGTGGAAGAACTGGCCGATGCCAGTTATAGCAGTGTTGAACTCATAGAAGACCTGGAAAGCGGAGCACTGGTACCATCACTAACTCCTCTTTTAAAAATTGCACGGGCACTGGGAGTACGCCTGGGCACCTTCCTGGATGATGCCCCTCACAGAGGCCCTTTCATGGTTAAATCTGGAAAATCAGATAACATAATCCGATTTTCTGGTCAGGGACTTGGCGAACACAGCAACCAGAGTGCATTGGAATTCTACTCACTGGCCTATGGGAAGGGGGACAGGCACATGGAACCATTCATCATCGATGTCCACCCCACTGAAAACCAGGATTACGAGCTGGCATCCCATGAAGGTGAAGAATTTCTGTATGTTATCCAGGGAAAGATAGAAGTGCTTTACGGGCAGGATAAATACCTTTTAGAACCTGAAGACAGCATTTACTACGATTCAGTGGTTCCTCACCACGTACATGCCAAAGAAAAAGATTCAAAAATGTTGGCAGTGGTTTACACTCCCTTCTAA
- a CDS encoding thioesterase family protein, whose translation MYTITVTPRFGDSDGLRHINNIVLAEWFELARNEIYRLFTPDLDLSYEKWKLIMVKTDFEFLGQMYYRDDVEIKTSIIRIGNSSYTTYHEAWQSGHLKAKGTAVLVNYDFIQQKSRPIPDDIRKKLEEHLDDYSGK comes from the coding sequence ATGTACACTATTACAGTAACACCGCGATTTGGAGACTCAGACGGATTAAGACACATAAACAACATAGTACTTGCTGAATGGTTTGAACTGGCAAGAAACGAGATTTACCGATTATTCACCCCAGATCTCGACCTCAGCTACGAGAAATGGAAACTGATAATGGTTAAAACCGATTTCGAATTCCTGGGACAGATGTACTACAGAGATGATGTGGAAATAAAAACCAGTATAATACGAATTGGTAACAGTTCCTATACCACATACCACGAAGCATGGCAATCAGGACACCTTAAAGCAAAAGGAACTGCAGTCCTGGTGAACTATGACTTCATACAGCAGAAATCACGACCAATACCCGATGATATAAGGAAAAAACTGGAAGAACATCTAGATGACTATTCAGGTAAATAA
- a CDS encoding AMP-binding protein — translation MVFSELTIGDFLEEMVKKDPNQEFMVYPDRDLRFTYQEFDERVNLLAKGFLEIGIKKGDHVGIWAKNVPDWLTMLFATSKIGAVLVTVNTAYKSHELAYVLEQSDMKALAIIDGYQDVDYIQIVYELIPELKTQERGKLNSEKFPFLDSVIYVGQEKHRGMYNTNELLLLGNHADDEEFQRIKSSVTNDEVVNMQYTSGTTGFPKGVMLTHRNILNNGYYIGERQKFTEKDRLCITVPLFHCFGIVLAVMATFSHGATMVMVELFDPLLVLAAVQKERCTALYGVPTMFIAEYSHPMFDMFDLSSLRTGIMAGSTPPIEAMKRVVNDMNMTQITSVYGLTEGSPGFTQTSVDDPLEKRVETVGKPLPECEVKIVDPETGETLGPHQTGEICCKGYNVMKGYYKMPDKTREVIDEDGWLHSGDLASVDEEGYYSIVGRIKDMIIRGGENIYPREIEEFLYTMPGVLDVQVVGISDEKYGEIVGACIILEEDAELTEEDVRDYARTKIARFKVPKHVFFVDEFPLTASGKIQKFILREQAEKLLKEKLEEQEKAL, via the coding sequence ATGGTTTTTAGTGAGCTTACTATTGGTGATTTCCTGGAAGAAATGGTAAAAAAGGATCCCAATCAGGAATTCATGGTATACCCTGACCGAGATCTTCGTTTCACCTACCAGGAGTTTGATGAGAGAGTCAACCTCCTGGCCAAGGGTTTCCTGGAAATAGGAATAAAAAAGGGAGACCACGTGGGTATCTGGGCCAAAAACGTGCCTGACTGGCTTACCATGTTGTTCGCAACCTCCAAGATCGGAGCAGTTCTGGTCACAGTTAACACCGCTTACAAAAGCCATGAACTGGCATACGTACTGGAACAATCAGATATGAAGGCCCTGGCGATTATTGATGGATACCAGGATGTTGATTACATCCAGATAGTTTATGAACTCATCCCTGAACTTAAAACCCAGGAAAGGGGTAAACTCAACAGTGAAAAATTCCCATTCCTGGACAGTGTGATCTACGTGGGCCAGGAAAAGCACAGGGGAATGTACAACACTAACGAACTACTCTTACTGGGAAACCACGCAGATGATGAGGAATTCCAGCGGATCAAGTCATCTGTTACCAATGATGAAGTGGTTAACATGCAGTACACCTCCGGAACCACTGGATTTCCCAAGGGTGTTATGTTAACTCACCGTAACATCTTGAACAATGGATATTACATTGGTGAGAGGCAGAAATTCACCGAAAAAGACAGGTTATGCATAACTGTGCCCCTTTTCCATTGTTTCGGTATTGTACTGGCAGTGATGGCCACCTTCAGTCACGGGGCCACTATGGTAATGGTTGAACTTTTTGACCCACTACTGGTTCTGGCTGCGGTTCAAAAGGAACGCTGCACAGCCCTATATGGGGTGCCTACCATGTTCATTGCCGAGTACAGTCATCCTATGTTTGATATGTTCGATCTTTCCAGCCTCAGAACCGGGATCATGGCAGGCTCCACCCCGCCCATTGAGGCCATGAAAAGGGTGGTCAACGATATGAACATGACCCAGATAACCAGTGTTTACGGATTAACTGAAGGGTCACCTGGATTCACTCAGACCAGTGTGGATGACCCCCTGGAGAAGAGGGTGGAAACAGTGGGCAAACCCTTACCAGAATGTGAAGTTAAAATCGTGGACCCTGAAACAGGAGAAACCCTGGGACCCCACCAGACCGGGGAAATATGCTGTAAAGGGTACAATGTTATGAAGGGCTACTACAAAATGCCGGATAAAACCAGGGAAGTCATAGATGAAGATGGATGGCTCCACAGTGGGGATCTGGCAAGTGTGGATGAAGAAGGATACTACTCCATAGTGGGCCGTATCAAGGACATGATCATCCGTGGAGGAGAAAACATTTACCCCCGTGAAATCGAGGAATTTTTATACACCATGCCCGGAGTTCTTGACGTGCAGGTAGTGGGAATCTCTGATGAGAAGTACGGAGAAATCGTGGGGGCCTGTATCATCCTGGAAGAAGATGCAGAACTTACCGAGGAAGATGTCCGGGACTACGCCCGAACCAAGATTGCCCGTTTTAAGGTACCCAAACATGTGTTCTTTGTGGATGAATTCCCCCTTACTGCTAGTGGAAAGATACAGAAATTTATACTGAGGGAACAGGCAGAAAAACTTCTAAAAGAAAAACTGGAAGAACAGGAAAAAGCTCTTTAG
- a CDS encoding 2'-5' RNA ligase family protein, which produces MTEFSLIQSAEAQLMSLLALAYPKINQKDYQWIQEFREENDELYHGVVEPHFTLVFPVFNQRPETFIEEIKRRAADHSRIEFAIRCAVMEKDAFTPYWHVFLVPDEGYSKILKLHDSLYSGKLADELRMDLPFIPHIGIGNSIEQWTCKELVDQINYSDMEIKGTIEEINVAEYHEERVETMEKIKLSP; this is translated from the coding sequence ATGACAGAATTCAGTTTGATTCAAAGTGCGGAGGCCCAGTTAATGTCATTATTAGCTCTAGCATATCCTAAAATTAATCAGAAGGATTACCAGTGGATTCAGGAGTTCCGGGAAGAAAATGACGAGCTTTATCATGGTGTGGTGGAGCCCCATTTTACCCTTGTTTTTCCAGTATTCAACCAGAGACCAGAAACATTCATTGAAGAAATTAAAAGAAGAGCAGCAGATCACAGTAGGATAGAATTTGCCATAAGATGTGCAGTTATGGAAAAAGATGCATTCACCCCCTACTGGCATGTTTTCCTGGTGCCAGATGAGGGTTACAGCAAGATACTCAAACTTCACGATAGTCTTTATTCAGGGAAACTGGCTGATGAACTCCGAATGGACCTCCCCTTCATCCCCCATATTGGCATTGGTAATTCCATAGAACAGTGGACCTGCAAAGAACTGGTTGATCAGATAAATTATTCGGATATGGAGATAAAGGGCACCATAGAGGAAATTAACGTGGCAGAATACCATGAAGAACGGGTTGAAACAATGGAAAAAATAAAATTATCCCCTTAA
- a CDS encoding DUF5814 domain-containing protein → MIILRRKKKIVELFPIGSSKGALNNRRTPFFNGYIKFRRVDGQLKIHKFIVTKDKEIILPPSEAVKVLRKQNVFLVGRDPDTEEFLQSLNIKYNYTLICRHCTFEGFITLIQREKSYLYHGDYLCRVCAENEIKRELKSRSYDMSTFPRFRKMLDETGDLSKVLSVFDPRFDPLKNRELTLYDKVTTKKDTLPKVRIDSLDIPEAFKKSLKSQGTHLLPVQVLALQAGLLEEENLLVVSATASGKTLIGELAGIPHALEGGKFLFLTPLVALANQKYRDFKKRYQKMGLNVSIRVGMSRIKAKEELTLPDEKIDTSDIVVGTYEGLDFLLRAGRSSQLGDLKTVVVDEIHMLGDDERGPRLRGLIHRLRALFPNLQVIGLSATVRNPKEIASEFGMKLVEYPLRPVPLERHLIFTRTEEEKNHLLTQIARNEYQNRSQKGYHGQSIIFTNSRRKTHTVADYLTRRGVKAAAYHAGLSYSKKNRIEKEFGAQKLGAVVTTAALAAGVDFPASQVLFESLTMGNKTLTPNEFSQMLGRAGRPTYHDQGKVYLLPEVGRSYGDETEEMQAMELLSSDVESVNVTYSEDSQIEQFLADICAGRVDTFSQISHEYRNDELPIEFEEAFNILVDYGLVKEKDGKITPTSYGRAVSMSFLSYPCADYIRKNLNRMHPMDIALKLEPFESAYLSNRITTQIGRILKINMSTRLFADSTLDILSSGSAINKLEPSLRERLTKLQMDFYTCRCKERPFCGCFQRELSRKMVKQRLAKRDPVDISRRLMRDYEIHAYAGDIFSWLDSLIRMLEAVRRISQAFGKKKVVGECNRLIRQIEN, encoded by the coding sequence ATGATAATTTTAAGACGTAAAAAGAAGATTGTGGAATTATTCCCCATTGGAAGTTCAAAGGGTGCTTTGAATAATCGAAGAACACCTTTCTTCAATGGTTACATTAAGTTTCGCAGGGTGGATGGTCAGCTAAAGATCCACAAGTTCATAGTCACCAAAGACAAGGAGATCATCCTGCCTCCCAGTGAAGCAGTCAAGGTCCTGCGGAAACAGAACGTATTCCTGGTTGGCCGGGACCCCGATACAGAAGAATTCCTCCAATCATTGAATATAAAATATAATTACACTCTTATATGCAGGCACTGCACTTTTGAAGGTTTCATAACATTGATCCAGAGGGAAAAATCTTACCTCTATCACGGGGACTATCTCTGCAGGGTATGCGCAGAAAACGAGATAAAAAGAGAGCTAAAATCTCGTTCATACGACATGAGCACCTTCCCCAGATTCAGGAAAATGCTGGATGAAACTGGTGATCTTTCGAAAGTACTGAGTGTCTTTGACCCACGCTTCGATCCGCTCAAAAACCGAGAACTTACTTTATACGATAAAGTAACCACTAAAAAAGATACTCTTCCTAAAGTCAGAATTGATAGTCTGGATATCCCGGAAGCCTTTAAAAAATCTTTAAAAAGCCAGGGAACCCACCTTTTACCAGTTCAGGTTCTGGCACTTCAGGCAGGACTCCTGGAAGAGGAAAATCTACTGGTGGTATCAGCCACTGCCAGTGGAAAAACGCTTATTGGGGAACTGGCAGGCATACCCCACGCCCTTGAAGGTGGTAAATTCCTATTTTTAACTCCGCTGGTGGCATTGGCCAATCAGAAGTACCGGGATTTCAAGAAAAGATACCAGAAAATGGGGTTAAACGTTTCCATAAGAGTGGGAATGAGCAGGATAAAGGCCAAAGAAGAGCTTACTCTTCCGGATGAGAAAATAGACACATCAGACATTGTGGTGGGAACCTATGAAGGTCTGGATTTTCTTCTACGCGCTGGAAGATCATCCCAGCTGGGTGATCTAAAAACCGTGGTGGTGGATGAAATCCACATGTTGGGAGATGATGAGCGAGGGCCCCGACTCAGGGGACTCATACACCGCCTGAGGGCCCTATTCCCTAATTTGCAAGTCATTGGACTTTCAGCCACAGTCCGAAACCCCAAGGAAATTGCATCAGAATTTGGCATGAAACTGGTTGAATACCCACTGCGCCCGGTTCCTCTGGAGCGACACCTGATATTCACCAGAACCGAGGAGGAAAAAAACCATCTCCTAACCCAGATCGCCCGTAATGAATACCAGAACCGATCTCAAAAGGGTTACCATGGTCAGAGTATTATTTTCACCAATTCCCGTCGTAAAACTCATACTGTGGCTGATTACCTGACCCGAAGGGGTGTAAAGGCAGCAGCATACCATGCAGGGTTATCCTACTCTAAAAAAAACCGGATCGAAAAAGAATTTGGTGCACAGAAGCTGGGGGCAGTGGTCACCACCGCAGCATTAGCAGCGGGGGTGGATTTTCCTGCCTCGCAGGTACTTTTTGAAAGCTTGACCATGGGGAATAAAACACTCACACCCAATGAGTTTTCCCAGATGCTGGGCCGGGCAGGAAGACCCACTTACCATGATCAGGGAAAAGTATATCTTTTACCAGAGGTTGGCCGGAGTTACGGAGATGAAACCGAGGAAATGCAGGCCATGGAACTTTTATCCAGTGATGTGGAATCAGTCAATGTAACTTACTCTGAGGACAGTCAGATTGAGCAGTTCCTGGCTGATATATGTGCCGGAAGGGTGGATACCTTCTCCCAGATAAGTCATGAATACCGTAATGATGAGTTACCAATTGAATTTGAAGAAGCCTTCAATATACTGGTGGATTATGGTCTGGTAAAGGAAAAAGATGGTAAAATAACACCCACCTCCTATGGGCGGGCGGTTTCAATGTCCTTTTTATCATATCCCTGTGCAGATTACATCCGGAAGAACCTGAACCGGATGCATCCCATGGACATAGCCCTAAAATTGGAACCATTTGAAAGCGCGTACCTTTCCAACAGAATAACCACACAGATAGGTCGTATTCTTAAAATAAACATGTCCACTCGCTTATTTGCTGACAGTACCCTGGATATACTGAGTTCTGGTTCTGCGATTAATAAACTGGAACCCAGCTTGAGGGAAAGACTGACAAAACTCCAGATGGACTTTTACACCTGCCGGTGCAAGGAAAGACCGTTCTGTGGTTGTTTCCAGAGGGAACTATCCCGAAAAATGGTCAAACAGCGCCTGGCAAAGCGGGACCCAGTGGATATAAGTCGGAGGTTAATGCGGGATTATGAGATACATGCCTATGCTGGGGATATATTCAGCTGGCTGGACTCCCTTATCCGGATGCTGGAGGCAGTGCGCAGGATAAGCCAGGCATTTGGCAAGAAAAAAGTGGTTGGAGAGTGCAACCGGTTAATAAGGCAGATTGAAAATTAA
- a CDS encoding LemA family protein, with translation MWNLIGFGLVVLIIVIFFAIIILIYNSLIKLQNGVEGAWSQINVQLERRSDLIDNLVETVKGYAAHEKTTFQEVARARSNLNNAETVKENEKADNILTGTLKSLFAVAENYPDLKADENFLELQDQLSATEDKIAQYRELYNEIVLTYNNKREVFPNNILANFFNFEEAEYFEHEPGEVPKVDF, from the coding sequence ATGTGGAACTTAATTGGTTTTGGACTGGTAGTTTTAATAATTGTAATATTCTTTGCCATAATTATTTTAATCTACAACAGTTTGATTAAACTTCAAAACGGGGTTGAAGGTGCCTGGTCACAGATAAATGTACAGCTGGAGAGAAGATCTGACCTGATTGATAATCTGGTGGAAACTGTTAAGGGTTACGCAGCACATGAAAAAACCACCTTCCAGGAAGTTGCCCGGGCACGTTCAAACTTAAACAACGCAGAAACTGTTAAGGAAAATGAAAAAGCGGATAATATTCTGACCGGTACTTTGAAAAGCCTTTTTGCAGTGGCAGAGAATTATCCTGATTTGAAGGCCGATGAAAATTTCCTGGAACTGCAGGACCAGCTATCTGCAACTGAGGATAAAATCGCCCAGTACCGTGAATTATACAATGAAATAGTCTTAACCTATAACAACAAGCGTGAAGTTTTCCCCAACAATATACTGGCGAATTTCTTCAATTTTGAAGAAGCTGAATACTTTGAACATGAACCCGGAGAAGTTCCTAAAGTGGATTTCTAG
- a CDS encoding metal-sulfur cluster assembly factor gives MSDELVGKIREALAQVADPHMGISIVEMGLVSDIEVNEADKTAKIIIKPTNPGCMSAANMAMQARVAAEKVEGIDKAEVQVEGHMMADAISEMVNK, from the coding sequence ATGAGTGATGAATTAGTTGGAAAAATTAGAGAAGCTCTGGCTCAGGTAGCTGATCCCCACATGGGAATTAGTATTGTGGAAATGGGCCTTGTGTCCGATATAGAGGTTAATGAAGCTGATAAAACTGCCAAAATCATTATAAAACCAACCAACCCCGGTTGCATGAGCGCTGCCAACATGGCTATGCAAGCTCGTGTAGCTGCTGAGAAAGTGGAAGGAATCGACAAGGCAGAAGTCCAGGTTGAAGGTCATATGATGGCTGATGCCATCAGTGAAATGGTCAACAAATAG
- a CDS encoding DUF5591 domain-containing protein codes for MIKVLCTTETSLNRPEARRWRERMKLLEPLGEVVVVLPCSMRKPYSASKSHHVFTQATKGLQEAILTSPFGVCPREMEQTYPIQSYDVSTVGDWSREEIKITGECLKEYIGDHKVIAHVAHGYLEVCQEYLPQATFTCQDSKTTSPDSMTNLKNEVRKYNKLKSRARQPHMLRSIARYQFNTRDADQLVPDDYKLRGRFDRRLMQGDEQIAVLHHNNGLYSLNIKGGIILNEIGVNWVEIDFDMKTNTLFAPGVVDAHPGIIPKDEVVIVRKGEVIGVGKAIMTGNEMKKGEKGVAVRVRHRVT; via the coding sequence ATGATCAAAGTACTATGTACCACTGAAACCTCACTTAATCGTCCAGAAGCACGTCGCTGGAGGGAGAGAATGAAACTTTTAGAGCCCCTGGGAGAGGTGGTGGTGGTCTTACCCTGCAGTATGCGTAAACCTTATTCTGCCAGTAAGTCACACCATGTGTTCACTCAGGCCACCAAGGGCCTGCAGGAAGCGATTTTAACATCACCATTTGGTGTTTGCCCCCGGGAAATGGAACAAACCTATCCCATCCAGTCCTACGATGTTTCCACAGTTGGAGACTGGTCCCGTGAAGAAATAAAAATCACAGGGGAATGTCTAAAAGAGTATATTGGAGACCACAAGGTCATAGCCCATGTGGCCCACGGTTATCTGGAAGTCTGTCAGGAATATCTGCCACAGGCCACTTTTACCTGTCAGGATAGTAAAACCACATCCCCAGATTCAATGACCAACCTCAAAAATGAGGTTAGAAAATACAATAAGCTCAAAAGTCGTGCCCGCCAACCACACATGCTCCGCTCCATAGCCCGTTACCAGTTTAACACCCGGGATGCTGACCAGCTGGTGCCGGATGATTATAAATTAAGGGGAAGGTTTGACCGGCGGTTGATGCAGGGTGATGAACAGATCGCAGTCTTACACCACAACAACGGGCTTTACAGCTTAAACATTAAGGGAGGCATCATCCTGAATGAGATTGGTGTTAACTGGGTGGAAATAGATTTTGACATGAAGACCAATACCCTGTTTGCTCCGGGAGTGGTGGACGCCCATCCAGGGATAATTCCAAAGGATGAAGTGGTCATCGTGCGAAAAGGAGAAGTAATAGGAGTAGGTAAGGCTATCATGACCGGTAATGAAATGAAAAAGGGAGAAAAAGGTGTGGCGGTTCGAGTTAGACATCGGGTGACTTAA
- a CDS encoding UbiA family prenyltransferase — translation MIKTLIKSTRMTWASKNANMFLLALTYAYFSNTPINNPFEILGGLVLVSVLWGALYTLNDLTDLDLDRGDRQKQDRAFIKNKVDKEFILLFVGILTSAVFIISFAAFPPAFTFIMSLMLINQLIYTVPPIRLKETSLAPFFSTATNSVLRLASCAVLLGNVFLVPISVYLFMYLAGMGTYLMYKSHSKDASLVAIMGGAVLLYMLYSGDMNLIQFAVAVLPSFLAAVPLYLSLFTNKESMFHLADILYHQVAMVFFLLCILVIVF, via the coding sequence ATGATAAAAACCCTGATAAAATCCACCCGTATGACATGGGCATCCAAAAATGCCAACATGTTTTTACTGGCACTTACCTATGCCTATTTTTCCAACACTCCCATCAATAATCCCTTTGAGATTTTAGGTGGTCTGGTACTGGTTTCTGTTCTATGGGGTGCTCTGTACACACTTAACGATCTGACTGATCTGGATTTAGACCGAGGGGACCGTCAAAAGCAGGATCGTGCTTTTATAAAGAACAAGGTGGATAAAGAGTTCATACTCCTTTTTGTGGGAATTTTAACCTCTGCAGTATTCATAATCTCCTTTGCAGCTTTCCCGCCTGCTTTCACCTTTATAATGTCATTGATGCTGATTAATCAGTTGATATACACTGTTCCACCCATCCGCCTCAAGGAAACAAGTCTGGCTCCTTTTTTTAGCACTGCCACCAATTCAGTGCTGCGCCTGGCTTCCTGTGCTGTGCTACTGGGAAATGTTTTCCTGGTTCCCATTTCAGTTTACCTTTTCATGTACCTGGCGGGTATGGGAACTTACCTGATGTACAAATCTCATTCCAAGGATGCCAGTCTGGTGGCGATTATGGGGGGTGCAGTACTTCTTTACATGCTTTACTCGGGGGACATGAATTTAATACAATTCGCGGTGGCTGTTTTACCCTCTTTCCTGGCAGCAGTGCCTCTTTATTTATCACTGTTTACAAATAAGGAATCCATGTTCCATCTGGCAGATATACTGTACCATCAGGTGGCCATGGTATTTTTCCTTCTGTGCATACTGGTAATCGTATTTTAG